DNA from Podospora pseudopauciseta strain CBS 411.78 chromosome 5 map unlocalized CBS411.78m_5, whole genome shotgun sequence:
GCATCCCTCCTTCATGTCGGACTCGACGAATCCACCACAAAGCGCACCGAGACGCAGTCCAACGGACTCATCCTATGTAAAAACCCCCCGTCCGCAGCATCGCGAAGAGTTTCCCTTCATGTTAAAGGCTAACTGGAATAAAGTACGACTGCGATGGCGTAGTGGCTAACAAGAACTATCCAAGTTCCAAGTCATGGCATTATGCTAGGGATGTCAGGGCGCAGGTCGCCGCTGAGCAGCCACAACATCCACGGGGATGGAGATACCCATCATATTTCGGCGACAAAGCTGGCCTTCCTTTGGCAGCTTCGAAGCCCCTGACACATACTCCAATCGAACCTGGGAGTTTGACTCCATATGTACCAGGGACTAAGCCTGGAGCACACCGGGCAGTCTACAACGACACGAATAGAGCCGTAGTGGATGTGATTTACCACGATCCCAACAAACTTCCAAAGAATGGCTCGAAGTTTGAGGAATTCTCCAAGGCGACTTATGTGGCGAAGGCGGTACCGTGATATTTGGATGTTTGGTAGATTCGATGATTACCTGCCTAAGTAGGCTGGTAGTCGGTATGGCTTTGTGAGAGCTCGGGACTCAGCCTTCGGCCTTGTTATAGATATTCTAGTGCTATTTGGATCTTTGGAGTGTGAATATATTGGTGGGATTTCTACGGTCTTTTTTACTGAGATTTCCTTTGTCTAGTAGATGAATTTACTTCTTTCACTTTGACTCATTTCTGCCTGCACAAATCTCTCGAGTAAGCAGAGTCTTTTACTTTCTACAATATGGAGACCCGGCAGGTCCAGGCACATTCATAGCCCGGCATTTGGTTCAGTGAATACCTTTGGTGTCTAGTATGACAATATGAGTTGGTTCATTGAAAGGAGCATTGCTCGATGGCTTGTCATAGGCTCCTGGGTGTATATAGCATGATTAT
Protein-coding regions in this window:
- a CDS encoding uncharacterized protein (EggNog:ENOG503Q065) → MSDSTNPPQSAPRRSPTDSSYYDCDGVVANKNYPSSKSWHYARDVRAQVAAEQPQHPRGWRYPSYFGDKAGLPLAASKPLTHTPIEPGSLTPYVPGTKPGAHRAVYNDTNRAVVDVIYHDPNKLPKNGSKFEEFSKATYVAKAVP